The sequence GAATGAAACATGGCCGATGTTTTTATTGTCTCGCAGAATGATCCTGGCGGGATTGAATGACTAGTTAGATCATTTTGACTAGATAATTTTTTCATAGCCAATATTTGGTATCCGTTGCTACCATTTCTGTACGTTCGTCCCTTGGCTGGGATGCATGTTTTGGCAGCAGGGAACGGGGCTGTCACTTCGGAGGAACGTCATGAACACTCTCCCATTAATTCGCTCGCACATCAAAAAAGCAGAAAGGCTTCACCAAGCTCAACTTGCTGCTACAAAAAATGGAAACTTTATTTCTTATAGGCCTTCTGTTTTTCAAGAAAGGCAAAAGCAAGCTCGTGAAGAAGTCGCAGCAATGGATTCTTAATTCACAATTGAATTGTTGACAGTCGATCGCTAGGGGGCAATTAGCCCCCCTTTTTTTATTCAATTCAGCCCTAAACCTCCGATAGCTTGCGTTGAAGGTTTGTCGTGAGGAATGGATCTCTCCAGTGTAGAGAGACATCTTGGTGTTTCCTTAACTCCTGTTCAGAAAGATGTGAATAGGGGTCTTTTTGAAGTTAGAGATTTTCAGATGAGCGGTTTACCTGTGAATAGTCTTCGTGTTCGAGTTGAAGACAAGGATGGCTTGAAACAGCTTGCTTATGAAATGGACTATGAAAACATGATGGAAGTATTGGCAGGCTTACGACATCGTTTTGGTCCTCCGGTTGGAACAAGCGTTGATGTTGACGGAAGATCGCCTCAACAGCAATGGATTTGGCATACAGGAGAAGATGTAATTACTGCAGTCAAGAGTGAACAAAGACCTTTCTTACTTTCTTATCGACCATCCCGTTTAGACCCTTCTTTCCTTTGCAAATGTGTGGATGGTGTGTGGATGGCTTAACATTCTCAGCCTCTTATTTCTATTCTATTTCAATCAAGGTTCTATTACTAATAACGAACAGATCGCAACTGAAAGAAAAAACTTCTCTATTCCTAATAAAAATTCTCTTTTGAGAAATTGAGTCACGGCAACCCAAGGACGTCAAAGATGAGTTCTTGGCTGTTTGCGCACTTTGTGAAATACCTACAACTTCGCGCATTAACTGTCTAAATAAAGAGCACATCCAAAAACTGATCGATTATCACCAGAACTCAAAATGTTTTGGACGCCCTACGCTGATTGGATTTATGTAGTTGTGAGCCTGACAGGGCTCTTGTTCATTACTTGGATGGTGCTTAGACCTCCCAGTCGATACCATCGTCACCTTCATCGAATTCTGATAGGCGACCTTTTATTTATAGGTAGTGATGCACGCTGTCTGGATCGAAAAACGCGAGGTAGAGAAAGATCATGGTCAGGCTGAAGGTGCCCACTGGTAATAACAAATACATCAGGATGTGGAGGCTGACTCCCATTGGCATGAGCCACCAATGCCATCTCCGTATATAGAGCCCTATGACCAGAAGATATTCCAGCAAGACCGTAGTCCAGGCCATGATCAGGATTACTATACGAAGACCTTCCCATGGAAGATGTGAGCCGAAATATGCGGTTTGAAAGACTTGTTCCAGTCGCTCTCCATAAGCCAGATAGCTTTTATCCAATGCTGTAAAGAAGTAGAGGATGGTTACCTGGGCCATTAGGAGCTTCAGCCCCCAGACAGGTCCAAGCTCTTTCGGTGGCGATTTCCCTTCACGTTTCGCATGCCGCAATGACAGCAGTCGATCCAGAGAGTAGGAGCGACCGCTGGGTAGAAAGCAGAGCCACGTAATGACCATTGCCAGTAGGTTTGCGTGGTGGGAACGAAATGGTGCGTGATTGTGGTAGACACCCAGGTAGAGCACCATGGTGTTGAGGATCAGTGCCAGGCCGATGTTTGCGAGTTTTGTTCGCCAGCCGACAAAGAGCATCCCTGAGAAAATGAAATAGGCAGTGCCTATCAAGAACCAGTCGAGCTGTTGGAAGGTTCTGTAGATGATCATCTCTTTGGCAAAGCATGACCAGACCAGGGCCACTAGACCTAGCCGCAAAATGGCCGATGATCGGGTGGAGGCTTTGCGCTCAAAGCTTCGCATCATGGAATGGAGGGTCAGGTGGTTCATTGACTTTCTTCAGCCTTGCTCCTTCTGGTTATTTTTTTGCCATTGCAGAAAGGTTTGGCACTATCGATGTGTACTTTCCAACCG comes from Prochlorococcus sp. MIT 1307 and encodes:
- a CDS encoding HTTM domain-containing protein translates to MNHLTLHSMMRSFERKASTRSSAILRLGLVALVWSCFAKEMIIYRTFQQLDWFLIGTAYFIFSGMLFVGWRTKLANIGLALILNTMVLYLGVYHNHAPFRSHHANLLAMVITWLCFLPSGRSYSLDRLLSLRHAKREGKSPPKELGPVWGLKLLMAQVTILYFFTALDKSYLAYGERLEQVFQTAYFGSHLPWEGLRIVILIMAWTTVLLEYLLVIGLYIRRWHWWLMPMGVSLHILMYLLLPVGTFSLTMIFLYLAFFDPDSVHHYL